The following nucleotide sequence is from Streptomyces sp. NBC_00239.
TGGCCCGGCGAGACCCCGGACCCGGTGTGCGGCGTCGGCAAGAAGACCCGCCTGACCGCGGCCCAGCAGCAGACCGCGGGCGCCACCTACATCGCGGCCGCGGCCCGGCTGTTCGTCGCCGGCGACGACCGGGTGCGCCCGCTGCTCGACGGCTCGAACCGTCGTGCGCCGTCCGCCGACCCGGCACGGGTGCTCACCCACGCCGTCGGCGCCCACCGCACCCCGGCCTTCCTGCCGGACCCCACCACCACCGTCACCGGCGGCCGGGTGTGCGCCCAGATCGACCCCGACCCGAAGCGCGCCTGCCTGCCCTCGGGCGAGCACGGCGGCAGCCCGTCACCGCACTTCGCGTCCTGGGAGACCATGCCCGAACCGGGCCGTGACGCCATGGTGATGCAGTGGTCGCGCGCCGGCTCCCCGGTCACCGTACGGCCCGCCCGCCCGGTCTCCCTGGCCGGTGCCGAGTCCCTGGCCCTGCGCGTCTTCGTACCGCCGAACACCACCGGCACCAAGCTGGACGTCACCGTCGTCGACGCCGCCGGCAAGCGCGCCACCCTCGGCCGGGCTACCGTCGACGGACTGCCCGGCACCGAGCGCACCTCCTCGTACTGGGCGCGCGAGGTCCGCGTTCCGCTGGCCGCCGCCGTCCGCGCCGGGCTCGACCTCAAGCACGTCAAGTCCCTGGAACTGACCCCGCGCACCGCCTCCGGCAAGGCGTGGCTGATGGACGCCTGGGGCTGGCGCCCCGGCACCCCCGCCGTGAAGCCGGCCGGGCTCACCCGCGTCGACATCGGCCGTCTCCAGGTCAAGGAGGGCGACTCCGGCACCAAGACCTACCGGATCCCCGTGCAGGTCACCGGGCACGGCAGCGGGCAGCTGCGGCTGTTCGTCCCGAAGCCGGGCACCGACCAGACCACCAGCCGCCTCGTGACCGTCCGTCCGGGCAGCCAGGCCATCGACGTCCCGGTCTCCGTCACCGGCAACACCCGCTTCGGCTCCTCGATTTCGAGTGACATCTTCGTCAAGGCCGTCCGCGGCGTCGCCGTCGGCAGCCACCGCGGCGGTGTGACCGCGCTGAACGACGACCCCATGCCGAAGGTCACCATGACTCCGGTCGCGGGTGACGTCGTCGAGGGCAAGAAGCTGACCTGGCGGGTGGCCCTGTCGGCGGTCTCCGACTCGGACATGATGTACCAGTTCGACTTCGCGAAGGTCACCGACGGGACCGAGCTGTCCACCAAGGACGTCGACCCGGTGTGGCTGAAGGAGACCTTCGACCAGCAGCCCGACCCGGAGCGTCCGCTCTCGAAGATGCTCGCCCAGGGCTCGCCGTCGCTGTGGTTCCACATCCCCGCCGGCAAGCTGCGCACCGACGTGACCGTCCCCACCGTGGCGGACCGGGTGCGCGAGCCGGCGGAGACCGTGCGCGGACAGCTGTTCATGTACGACGAACAGTGGAACCCGAAGCCGGGCCCCGTCGTCACGGGCACGGTACGCGACGCCTCCTAGCACCACGGGCACCACGAGCACCACGAGCACCACGAGCACCGTGAACTCCCTGTGGAGCCGCGGGCAGTGAACAACGGGCGCCGCCGCGCCGGCCGGACCGGACACCACCGGGACGGCCGGGCGGCGGCGTCCGCCGTTCCGCCCCGCGCGGGTTTGACGTACGCGGGCAGTGGCGGTGAAGCTCGGCCGGCCGGCACGGACCGGGAAGAGCGACATCGCCCAGGGGGCGCTCGGATGGATCGGATGCGTCGGATCGACCACGACGACCGGATCGGCCACACCGACCGGCCGGACCGGATCGGCCACACCGACCGGCCGGACCGGATGGACCGGCTCGGCGGTGCGGCGGCGGGCTGGGCCGCCGGGCCGGTGTGGGTGGCCGGCGTCGACGTCGGCGGCACCGGCGTGCGCGTCGCCCTCGCCCGTCTCGACGGCGACGGGGGCGGGCCCGCGGTCGTGGCCCGTACCGACATCGCCGCCGCCACCCGAACCGGCCCCGGCGGCATCGACGCCCGGGCGCTGCTGGACACCCTGCTGCCCGCCTGCGGCCGGCTGCTCGCCGAGACCGGGGCGCCCGCGGTCCGCACCCTCGCCGTCGGCGCCACCGGGATGGTCGCCCTCGGCCGGGACCTCGCCGCCCGGCTGCCCGGACCGCTCGCCCGGATCACCGGGGCCGAGCGGCTGGTGCTGGCCTCCGACGCGGTCTGTGCGTACGCCGGCGCCCTCGGCGCCCGGCCCGGCGTGGTGGTCGCCGCCGGCACCGGAATGATCGCGCTGGGCACCGACCTGGCCACGGGCTGGCGGCGCGCGGACGGCTGGGGCCACCTGCTGGGCGACTGCGGCGGCGGTGCCTGGATCGGCCGGGCCGCGCTCGACGCGGCGCTGCGCGCGCACGACGGCCGGGACGGCGGGTCCGCGCCGCTGCTCGCCCGCGTCACCGACCGCTTCGGCCCGCCCGCCGGGCTCCCCGCCGTCTTCCAGGGCTCCGACCGGGCGGCGCTGCTCGCCTCGATCGCGCCCGACGTGGGCGAGGCCGCCGCCGCGGACCCCGTCGCCGCCGGGATCCTCGCCCGCGCGGCCGCCGAGATCGCCGGCACGGCAGCCGCGGTCGCCTCCGCGGTCACCCGGCCCGACTCCGACTCCGGTCCCGGATCCGGTGCCGACTCCGGTCCCGGATCCGGCGCCGACTCCGGCCCCGGATCAGGCGGAGGCCCTGGCGCCGACCCGGGCGCGGGCCCGCGCATCGCGCTCACCGGGCGCCTCTTCGAGCTGGCCGGGCTGCGCGCGGCGGTGGCGGACCGGCTGACGGACGCAGTGCCGGGGGTCCGGCTGCGTCCCGCCGAGGGCGACCCGCTCCTCGGCGCCCTCCGGCTGGCCGCCGCGGACGGTGGGCCGCCCTGGCCGACCGGCGCGCCGTGGCTCCAGGTCATCCGCTGTCGGTGAGCTCCTGCCGGGCGGAAGCGAGTTGTCCACAGGTTGGCCGGAGCCGGTCGGCCGTGTCGTCACCGGCCGCTAGGCTTCTGGAATGACCCTCTCCGACACCTCTGCCGAGACCTCCGATGCCCTGCAAGTGCTCCACCGAGTCTTCGGATACGACTCGTTCCGCGGCGAGCAGCAGCAGATCATCGAGCAGGTCGTCGGCGGTGGCGACGCACTGGTGCTGATGCCGACCGGTGGCGGCAAATCGCTCTGCTACCAGATCCCGGCGCTGGTCAGAGAGGGCACCGGCGTCGTGGTCTCGCCGCTGATCGCGCTGATGCAGGACCAGGTGGACGCGCTCACCGCCCTCGGCGTGCGGGCCGGCTTCCTCAACTCCACGCAGGACCCGCAGGAGCGCCGCCGCGTCGAGCAGGCCTTCCTCGCCGACGAGCTCGACCTGCTCTACCTGGCACCGGAGCGGCTGCGCACGGAGGGTACGCAGCGGCTCCTCGACCAGGGCAAGGTGTCGCTGTTCGCGATCGACGAGGCGCACTGCGTCGCCCAGTGGGGCCACGACTTCCGTCCCGACTACCTCGCGCTGTCCATGCTCCACGAGCGCTGGCCGAAGGTGCCGAGGATCGCACTGACCGCCACGGCCACCGAGGCGACCCACGCCGAGATCGCGGCCCGGCTCGGCCTCCAGGACGCCCGGCACTTCGTCGCCAGCTTCGACCGGCCGAACATCCAGTACCGCATCGTCGGGAAGAACAACCCCACCAAGCAGCTGCTGGATCTGATCCGCGCCGAGCACGCCGGGGACGCCGGCGTCGTCTACTGCCTGTCGCGCGCCTCGGTGGAGAAGACCGCCGCCTTCCTGGTGGAGCACGGCATCGACGCCGTCGCGTACCACGCCGGCATGGACTCCCGTACGCGTGCGGCGAACCAGTCCCGCTTCCTGCGCGAGGACGGGGTCGTGGTGGTGGCCACCATCGCCTTCGGCATGGGCATCGACAAGCCGGACGTGCGCTTCGTGGCGCACCTGGACCTGCCGAAGTCCGTCGAGGGCTACTACCAGGAGACCGGACGCGCCGGCCGTGACGGCGAGCCGGCCACGGCCTGGCTGGCGTACGGCCTCCAGGACGTGGTGCAGCAGCGCAAGATGATCGAGGGATCGGAGGGCGACGAGGCGCACCGCCGGGCGCTGGCCGGGCACCTCGACGCCATGCTCGCGCTGTGCGAGACGGTCTCCTGCCGCCGGGTGCGGCTGCTCGCGTACTTCGGGCAGTCCGGCGAGCCCTGCGGCAACTGCGACACCTGCCTGACCCCGGCCGAGTCCTGGGACGGCACGGTCGCCGCCCAGAAGCTGCTGTCCACGGTGTGGCGGCTGGCGAAGGAGCGCCGGCAGAAGTTCGGGGCCGGCCAGATCATCGACATCCTCCAGGGCAAGAAGACCGCCAAGGTCATCCAGTTCGACCACGACGGGCTCTCGGTCTTCGGGGTCGGCGCCGACCTGAGCACCGCGGAATGGCGCGGTGTGGTGCGCCAGCTCCTGGCGCTGGGGCTGCTGGCCGTGGAGGGCGACTACGGCACGCTGGTCCTCACGGACGCCAGCGGCGAGGTGCTCGGCGGCGGCCGCACCGTGTCGCTGCGCAAGGAGACGGCCGTCCGCGGTCCCGCCCGCAAGGAGTCCGGTTCCGGGCGCTCCGGGAAGGGTTCCCGGGTGCCGGTCGACCTGCCGGCGGCCGCCGTGCCGTTCTTCGAGGCCCTGCGCGCCTGGCGGGCCGCGACCGCCCGCGAGCAGGGCGTACCGGCGTACGTGGTCTTCCACGACGCCACGCTCCGGGAGATCGCGTCGCAGCTGCCCGCCACGGCCGCCGAGCTGGGCACGATCGCCGGTGTCGGCGAGGCCAAGCTCGCCCGGTACGCCGAAGGCGTCCTCGGCGCGCTGGCGGAGGCGGGCGCCGACGCGGCCCCGGCCGCCGGCGGGAACCCTCCCTCCGACCCGGCCCCGGCCGCGGCCCCGCCCGCCTCGCGGCCCGCCGGGAAGGCCGCCACGGCCCAGGCGGCCCCGGAGCGCCAGCCGTCCCCCTTCGACGGCTTCGGCCACGACGAGGAACCGCCCTTCGACCTGGAGGAAATGGACCCGTCCTGGGACGACTGGCAGTAGGCGTCCACGGGGCCCGGACCAGCACGGAAGCGGGCCCGGACCAGCACGGAAGCGGGCCCGGACCAGGCACGGAAGCGGGCCCGGACCAACGCGGGGGAGAGGGCCCGGACCAGGCCGTCCGGGCCCGGCGGGAGGGGTGGCGGGTGCTCCGGGGGGCACCCCCTGAGTGCTCGGAGCGGCGGGGGGTTAGCATATGAGCGCCGCCTAGCTCGAAAGATAAAACCTGTGACTGTCAACGAGGACTCGTTCACCGACTGGAAGAACCGCGAGGAGATCGCGGAATCGATGATCCCGATCATCGGGAAGCTGCACCGGGAGCAGGACGTCACGATCCTGCTGCACAGCCGCTCCCTGGTGAACAAGTCGGTCGTCAGCATTCTCAAGACCCACCGATTCGCCCGTCAGATCGACGGTGAGGAACTCTCCGTCACCGAGACGCTGCCGTTCCTGCAGGCGCTCACCGCGCTCGACCTCGGCCCGTCCCAGATCGACATCGGCATGCTCGCCGCGGAGTACAAGAACGACGACCGCGGTCTGTCGGTGGCGGAGTTCACCGCCGATGCCGTCGTCGGCGCCACGGGTGCCAACAAGATCGAGCGCCGCGAGGCCCGCGACGTGGTCCTCTACGGCTTCGGCCGGATCGGCCGCCTCGTCGCCCGCCTGCTCATCGAGAAGGCCGGCTCCGGCAACGGTCTGCGCCTGCGCGCCATCGTCGTCCGCGGTGGCGGCGACCAGGACCTCGTCAAGCGCGCGTCGCTGCTGCGCCGCGACTCGATCCACGGCCAGTTCCAGGGCACGATCACGGTCGACGAGGCGAACAGCACGATCGTCGCCAACGGCAACGCGATCAAGGTGATCTACGCCAACGACCCCTCCGAGGTCGACTACACGGCGTACGGCATCAAGAACGCCATCCTCATCGACAACACGGGCAAGTGGCGCGACCGCGCGGGCCTGTCGAACCACCTGCGCCCCGGCATCGACAAGGTCGTCCTGACCGCCCCGGGCAAGGGCGACGTCCCGAACATCGTGCACGGTGTCAACCACGACATGATCAAGCCGGACGAGCAGATCCTGTCCTGCGCGTCGTGCACCACCAACGCCATCGTCCCGCCGCTGAAGGCGATGAACGACGAGTACGGCGTGCTGCGCGGTCACGTGGAGACCGTCCACTCGTTCACGAACGACCAGAACCTGCTGGACAACTACCACAAGGCCGACCGTCGCGGCCGCTCCGCGCCGCTCAACATGGTCATCACCGAGACCGGTGCCGCCTCCGCCGTCGCCAAGGCGCTGCCGGAGCTCGAGGCCCCGATCACGGGCAGCTCGATCCGCGTGCCGGTGCCGGACGTCTCGATCGCGATCCTCAGCCTGCGCCTGGGCCGCGAGACCACCCGCGAGGAAGTCCTCGACTACCTCCGCGACGTCTCGCTGCACTCGCCGCTGAAGCGTCAGATCGACTTCACGACCGCTCCCGACGCCGTCTCCATGGACTTCGTGGGATCGCGTCACGCGTCGATCGTCGACGCCGGCGCCACCAAGGTCGACGGCGACAACGCGATCCTCTACCTCTGGTACGACAACGAGTTCGGCTACTCCTGCCAGGTCATCCGCGTCGTCCAGCACGTCTCGGGCGTCGAGTACCCGACCTACCCGGCTCCGGCCGCGGCTCCGTCGGCCTGATCACGGCGGTCCGAAGGGCGTCCGGCCTGGGTTCATCCCAGGCCGGACGCCCTTTTCGTCTTCAGGGAAGAAGATCGGCTCCGGGCGGGCGCGGGCGCCGTCACCAGGGCAGTTCGCGCAGCTGCTGCACGCACAGCACCACGAACAGCAGGCCGGCGGCCCCGATCATCACATTGCTCACCGGCCCGTTGCGCCAGTCGGCCGGCGTGCGAGCGGAGTTGAGCAGCCACAGCAGCGTCACGGCCAGGAACGGCATGAAGAGCGCGCCGATCACTCCGTACACCACGACCAGGCCGAAGGGCTGGTCCAGGAAGAGCAGGCTGATCGGCGGGAAGGTGAGCCAGAGCAGGTAGGCCCGGAAGGGCAGCGACTTCTCGGGGCTCGGCCCGGCGGCCCCGGCGGCCCCGGCAGCCCCGGCGGGCCGGAACTTCGTGACGAAGTCGGCGAACATCAGGCTCACCCCGTGCCAGACGCCGATCAGTGAGGTGAACGAGGTCGCGAAGAAGCCGATCAGGAAGAGCTTCGCGGTCGCCGCCCCGTACCGCTCCTCCAGGATGGTGCTCAGGCTGAGCAGGCCCTTGTCGCCCTTGGCCAGCGCCACACCCGACGCATGCAGGAGCTCGGCCCCGACGAAGAGCATGGCCACGACGAAGAGGCCGGTGGTCAGGTAGGCGACGCGGTTGTCGAGGCGCATGACCTTCATCCAGCCCGTGTCCGTCCAGCCCTTGGCGTTGACCCAGTAGCCGTACGCGGCGAGCGTGATCGTGCCGCCGACACCACCGATCAGGCCGAGCGTGTAGAACAGCGAACCGTCCGGCAGGACGGGCACGAGGCCGGCCGCGGCGGCGCCGAGGTGGGGCGTGACCCTGATCGCGAGGTAGACGGTGACCAGGAACATCACACCGACGAGGACCGTCATGACCTTCTCGAACACGGCGTACTGGTTGAACCACACGAAGACGAGTCCCACCAGTCCGCAGAGCACGGCCCAGACCTTCAGGTCCATCGTGTCCGGGAAGAGCGCGGCCAGCGGCAGTGCGCTGGAGGACATCGCGGCGGCGCCGTAGACGAAGCCCCAGACGACGACGTAGCCGGCGAAGTAGACCGTGGTCCACGAGCCGAGGCTGCGCCAGCCGTCGAAGAGCGTACGGCCGGTGGCGAGGTGCCAGCGGCCGGCGGCCTCGGCGAGCGAGATCTTGACCAGACAGCCGATGACGGCCGCCCACAGCAGGGTGTAGCCGAACTTGCCGCCCGCGATGAGGGTGGCGACGAGGTCACCGGCCCCGACGCCGGTCGCCGCGACGACGACGCCCGGCCCGATGGACCGCCAACTCGCCCTCCGGGGCGTGTGGTATCCGCTGCCGCCGGTGCCGGTGCCGGTGCCGGTGCTTTCGGGTCCGGGTTCCGGCCCGGATCCGGGCCCGGTCCGGGTGGTGTCCGTCATCCGTGGTGGCCTTCCCGTTCGCCTCTGAAGTGACCTGGATCACCAAATCGCCCGGGCGGCGGTCGGCGCAAGAGGGCCTCCGCCCGGCGGCCGGAACCGGTCGGGCGTTTCGGCTGCGTACCGGCGCATCCGTACGCGACGGTGGGACGGCCGGATCCCGCCGGCCCTTGCTGAGGAGACTCGCCGTGAACTGGACCCTCGAAGTCGTCCCGCTCCCTGTCGCCGACATGGACCGGGCGAAGACGTTCTACGCCGACAAGGTCGGCTTCAAGGTCGACCTCGACGACGAGGTCGCCCCCGGCATGCGCATCATCCAGCTGACCCCGCCCGGCTCGCGCTGTTCGATCGCCATGCTGCAGGGGATGCCCGCGGCGCCCGGCACGAAGCCGATGGCCCCCGGGACGCTGCAGGGGCTGCAGCTCTGCGTCACCGACATCGAAGCGGCCCGCGAGGAACTGGCCGGCCGCGGCGTCGACGTCTCGCCGGTCCGCCACGTCGGCGAGACGGGTTGGGAGGACGGCAAGGGCGGCACCTGGAACTCGTTCATGACGT
It contains:
- a CDS encoding BadF/BadG/BcrA/BcrD ATPase family protein; amino-acid sequence: MDRMRRIDHDDRIGHTDRPDRIGHTDRPDRMDRLGGAAAGWAAGPVWVAGVDVGGTGVRVALARLDGDGGGPAVVARTDIAAATRTGPGGIDARALLDTLLPACGRLLAETGAPAVRTLAVGATGMVALGRDLAARLPGPLARITGAERLVLASDAVCAYAGALGARPGVVVAAGTGMIALGTDLATGWRRADGWGHLLGDCGGGAWIGRAALDAALRAHDGRDGGSAPLLARVTDRFGPPAGLPAVFQGSDRAALLASIAPDVGEAAAADPVAAGILARAAAEIAGTAAAVASAVTRPDSDSGPGSGADSGPGSGADSGPGSGGGPGADPGAGPRIALTGRLFELAGLRAAVADRLTDAVPGVRLRPAEGDPLLGALRLAAADGGPPWPTGAPWLQVIRCR
- the recQ gene encoding DNA helicase RecQ, with the translated sequence MTLSDTSAETSDALQVLHRVFGYDSFRGEQQQIIEQVVGGGDALVLMPTGGGKSLCYQIPALVREGTGVVVSPLIALMQDQVDALTALGVRAGFLNSTQDPQERRRVEQAFLADELDLLYLAPERLRTEGTQRLLDQGKVSLFAIDEAHCVAQWGHDFRPDYLALSMLHERWPKVPRIALTATATEATHAEIAARLGLQDARHFVASFDRPNIQYRIVGKNNPTKQLLDLIRAEHAGDAGVVYCLSRASVEKTAAFLVEHGIDAVAYHAGMDSRTRAANQSRFLREDGVVVVATIAFGMGIDKPDVRFVAHLDLPKSVEGYYQETGRAGRDGEPATAWLAYGLQDVVQQRKMIEGSEGDEAHRRALAGHLDAMLALCETVSCRRVRLLAYFGQSGEPCGNCDTCLTPAESWDGTVAAQKLLSTVWRLAKERRQKFGAGQIIDILQGKKTAKVIQFDHDGLSVFGVGADLSTAEWRGVVRQLLALGLLAVEGDYGTLVLTDASGEVLGGGRTVSLRKETAVRGPARKESGSGRSGKGSRVPVDLPAAAVPFFEALRAWRAATAREQGVPAYVVFHDATLREIASQLPATAAELGTIAGVGEAKLARYAEGVLGALAEAGADAAPAAGGNPPSDPAPAAAPPASRPAGKAATAQAAPERQPSPFDGFGHDEEPPFDLEEMDPSWDDWQ
- a CDS encoding glyceraldehyde-3-phosphate dehydrogenase, with the protein product MTVNEDSFTDWKNREEIAESMIPIIGKLHREQDVTILLHSRSLVNKSVVSILKTHRFARQIDGEELSVTETLPFLQALTALDLGPSQIDIGMLAAEYKNDDRGLSVAEFTADAVVGATGANKIERREARDVVLYGFGRIGRLVARLLIEKAGSGNGLRLRAIVVRGGGDQDLVKRASLLRRDSIHGQFQGTITVDEANSTIVANGNAIKVIYANDPSEVDYTAYGIKNAILIDNTGKWRDRAGLSNHLRPGIDKVVLTAPGKGDVPNIVHGVNHDMIKPDEQILSCASCTTNAIVPPLKAMNDEYGVLRGHVETVHSFTNDQNLLDNYHKADRRGRSAPLNMVITETGAASAVAKALPELEAPITGSSIRVPVPDVSIAILSLRLGRETTREEVLDYLRDVSLHSPLKRQIDFTTAPDAVSMDFVGSRHASIVDAGATKVDGDNAILYLWYDNEFGYSCQVIRVVQHVSGVEYPTYPAPAAAPSA
- a CDS encoding Nramp family divalent metal transporter; protein product: MTDTTRTGPGSGPEPGPESTGTGTGTGGSGYHTPRRASWRSIGPGVVVAATGVGAGDLVATLIAGGKFGYTLLWAAVIGCLVKISLAEAAGRWHLATGRTLFDGWRSLGSWTTVYFAGYVVVWGFVYGAAAMSSSALPLAALFPDTMDLKVWAVLCGLVGLVFVWFNQYAVFEKVMTVLVGVMFLVTVYLAIRVTPHLGAAAAGLVPVLPDGSLFYTLGLIGGVGGTITLAAYGYWVNAKGWTDTGWMKVMRLDNRVAYLTTGLFVVAMLFVGAELLHASGVALAKGDKGLLSLSTILEERYGAATAKLFLIGFFATSFTSLIGVWHGVSLMFADFVTKFRPAGAAGAAGAAGPSPEKSLPFRAYLLWLTFPPISLLFLDQPFGLVVVYGVIGALFMPFLAVTLLWLLNSARTPADWRNGPVSNVMIGAAGLLFVVLCVQQLRELPW
- a CDS encoding VOC family protein — encoded protein: MNWTLEVVPLPVADMDRAKTFYADKVGFKVDLDDEVAPGMRIIQLTPPGSRCSIAMLQGMPAAPGTKPMAPGTLQGLQLCVTDIEAAREELAGRGVDVSPVRHVGETGWEDGKGGTWNSFMTFEDPDGNGWVVQEAPSELSER